In Zingiber officinale cultivar Zhangliang chromosome 3A, Zo_v1.1, whole genome shotgun sequence, the DNA window GCTAGAGGAGAAGATGGACGAACGGGGGGAATCTTAAGACACTCTATTGCCGCACAAATGTGGAATGATTATATAACTagacattgattttttttttgtgtgtattATTGTTGTTCTCAAACATGAACTAGAGTTGATGTATGGTTTGATTTATTAGTTGTTATTGGATGTGACATTATAATGGATGATTAACTTTCatgttttataatttattattatgtTATTTTAATTTCAGTACATTATAGGTGGTGATATGGATGCTGAAAAAGTTTTTGAAGTGGAAGGAGGAAATGATTGTAATGCATACTTTAAATGGACCACAGAAATGATGGTGTGATGCTTGAAGTTCTTAGGGAGCAAAAGAGTAAGGGTCAAAAGGAAGATAGAGCTTTTTCTGCTGAAGCATATAGGAAGGTGGTAGAGgaaattaatgataaattttctTTGAACATCAACAAAACCAAAGTGATGAATCGTCTCAAAACTCTTAAAGAACAAATGGTGCTAGCAaaagaaattgagtttaaaagtggAATAGGATGGAATGATTCTTCTAAAACATTTGAGGCTCCTCTAGAGGTGTGGAAATCATTGATAAAGGTATGAGTATTATATTTCATTTCCTATAATATAGTTGGTAGCATCTTCCTTgcacatgcttgtttatgaactTTCTTATTGTGATTTCCTTTTGTTACTAGGTCAATTCAAAGTACAAAAATATCAAAGGAAAATCCCTTCACCACTTGGAGATTCTCAGAGAGAGATATGAGAAAGATGTAGCAACTGGAGCTCAAGCTGAGAGTGCTAAAGAAAAAGTACAAAGATGGGAAAGAGAGGAAGCTCATATTAGTATTGATGAAATTGATGAGATGCAAGCAAACAATCAAGTTTATTTGGATAATTTTTCTACCTTTGATTTTGAAAGTATGCCATCAACACCGGGATCACAATTTGGAACATCAAATCCTTTTGTACCTAATGCTTCAGTTGCAAAAGGTAAAAAAAGAAAAGCACCAATGACAAATGAGTACTCATCCCAATTAAATGAGGTGTCTTCGGCAATGAAAGATATTGCACAAGCTATTTTAAATACAAACACTCAAGTTTGGAAGCCTGCAGAAATATATGAAGCAGTGGCTAAATTGGGTTTGGAGGTTGACAAACTTTTTGAAGCTATTGAATTGCTAAATGAACATCCTAATCTTATTGGAGTTTTTTTGGTTTCCCAGAAGAGCTACGCTTGCAATAGTTAGCTAAAAAGTTAAGTTGGTGATTTTATGTATGTATTTTTTTTTGGGGGAAAATTGTTTTGTTCATACAACAACTTAACTTGGTACTTTGGTatgtttttttttggggggggggggggagagaaGTTAGGTTTGCTATGGTATGTTTGTGTAGGAAAATACTCAGGTTGCTATTTTcttttgtatttgcttcttgattATGAGCTGCAATATGTGATTTTTGACTATATGTTTTCTCGGATTATTTGACTATTTGATTATCATGAGCTGCAAACCTATTATATCAAACGGATATTTTCCTCTATAATTTCTTGTCCATTAGAAATAGCTTTTGATGCAACATCAATTAAGTCTTGCTGTTGCTGATCAAATGCTTGCAAATCTCTGACATTGAAAATTCTAGGGATTCAAGTGAGGATGGAAGGATGCTAACAgctttattattataataaaaaattaaggaagaTGATGCCGTAGGCTTCCttgtcttttaaaaattcttgtgACTCAACCTTAGCCAAAAGGAATTTTGGGCAATCATCAATATCAAGATGTTTAAGagattttataatatataaatcTCCAGGTGAAATTAAGTCTTGACAATTACAAATATCCAAGCTTCGAAGTATAGTGAGATGTTCCAAAACGGAAGTTGCCTCGTAAACATTTTAATGATAATTTAGTGAGCAAAGTAAGACCTCGTAGATAACTTGTCAAATCTGTGTGTTTGTTAAGAATTTCAAGTTTTGAGTTTTTTCAGTGCTGTCTTAACTATGTGATCCCTTCTTCCTATTCTctaatacttaacttgattattaaatggttagttatgaggataaaatgataaatatataagaatgaaattcaatttaaatagATTTCAAATTAAGGAATTTAATTCAATTCTATTATTCACTAATCCATTCCAAACATagaaattgaattcaattcctgtCAGAATTCAATTCCTAATAGAATTCAATTAATTCCTTCACTTAAGTTGTTTCCAAACAGGCTGTTAGGGAAGGTAAGAATGAGCACAATAGGTGAAGGTCCTTGTTGTGAAGCTTGACCTAAAGCTTCTGAAGCCCTTGGCGGAGCAAAGCCCTAAATGGAAGGCAATCTACGACCTCGATCGAGCTGTGTTCAATCTTCAAATCTCTTCATTATCTGAAGGATCCTTTTCGTGTTGTATTGAATAGGATTGGTGCTAGCCATGCCCCAAGTCTGCATTGTGCTTGTAAGTCTTCAGCAGCGGGAGGCATGCGTCGGCGAGCGGTGCGATGGAAAGCGGTCGAGCCAGGGCCACGGCGGAGCCTTGACCATTACGCCAGAATTGCCATGCGCTTGCTGTATCTTCCTACTTCGCAGGGTAGGGATTGGACTGATCGAATTGTTCCAACTCCTAGAGAAGTTGTTGGATCGATGGTTCTTAAGAAATGTAGATAGTTCGATTGTCATCCGATTCGTTCGATCTTGAAAGTGAGCCGATCAATCAAAATGGGTGATTCCAATTTCCAGATTTGGGCCGTGAAGTTGGTCCGAAGCCCAATCTCGATCTTAACGACGAGCGAATCATAAGCAAAGATTGCGAGCAACACGTTTCCGTTGAATCTCTGTCATCTGTTCTGTTCTTGCTTTTCTCAAATCCGCCAAAAAATAGAGATAAAAGATCGTTCAAGAGAGCGACGAGCCGGAGGAAGAACGGGGGCGACGCAATGCATGCCGCCGCATCCGCTGCGCTAATCTGCCGGAGTTCCTTCCCCGCCGTGTTGGCAGCCCCCGATCGCCGGCCTGCCGATCTGCTGACGACCGGAAATTTGCCGTTCTCCTCCCGTCGGTCATTCTCTGTGAACGGGCTGAAGTGTCGGGTTGCTTCTCGAGACGTGGAGCCTGTCTCGACGGACTCGGAAGGGGAATATGGGACGCCGGCCTCCGCCGCTCCAGTTTACACTCCCACTCCTCCGAACAGAGAACTCCGGACTCCTCATAGCGGGTAATGCGTGTTCTtctatggttacaaaaaggaacaTTCTTGGTGACTACCATTATCCCTTCCTGGTTCCATCTTTGCTTGGATTTCTTTTCTCTGTTGGGTATGAAATGCTTGTGGCGTTTTGATTCGCAtcccatttttttttttccttggatCAGTAGAATTTCACTTGTTGGGTTCGACAGTGGGACTAAAAATCCAGGCTACAGCTTGCGTTCAGCATACTTTTTACCAAGGCTGTGAATTTCTCTAGTGAAGGGTTCCAGAGCCTAGGAGATGTTGTGAGATGTGCGAGACCAAGAAACTTACAGAAAAGAAACCATTTTTTTCCTGAGAGAGGTTTTGCTGTCCGGGGAGGTTCTCCATTTTTTCTTCTTTCAAAGAAAGTCTATTGCGTAAACTGTGGGCTTTGATTTGACATGTAGCGTTAAAGTCGTCTTTAACCTCCACCGTTGGTATATAGATATTTATGATGATCCTAAAACCATTCGCGGACTTTAACTTGGAAACGTTTTACCATTTTACATTTTATATTCTAATCGAAGAGATAATATTTGTGGCTTCAGTTTCCAGTGGATGAAGAAAGTTGGGATACGTTATGTTGATTCTTGTTGGATAATTCCAGGATGTATGCTAATTTATATGCTACTGTTCCTTTCACGAGTTTTGTCTTTTCGACTGTTTCCTTACCTGACAATTATAATTTGATCTTTCTTTGGATTTATTCTAACACAATTCTTGAGTGCTAGTGAAAATATTAGACGCTTACCACAATCAGTTATATGGTTTCTTCCTCTTTCCTTcaagttataatttaaaattatatgctAGGGATTATTAGTTAGCTGCAAGCTTCATTTGCAGAAAAGAAGGAATTGTGTAGTTAATTGTCTTGTGCTGTGCAACTTGTACAGTTTCCAATAAGTTATTGTGGCTTTGTCAGGTACCATTTTGATCGAACAAGACGATTATTTTTTGAAGGATGGTATTTCAAGGTTTCAATCCCCGATTGTCGACAAAGCTTTTGCTTTATGTACTCAGTGGAGAATCCAGCATTCCCTAATGGAATGGGGACACTAGAGAGTGTGGTGTATGGACCTCGTTTTACTGGAGTTGGAGCTCAGATTCTAGGCCCGGATGATAAATATATATGTCAATTCACAAAAGAATCGAAGAACTTTTGGGGAAGTAAGTTTGTTCGCTTATGCTAATGGCTTTTCATGACATATTGTTTGCTTTCCATGCGTGACTTACATCAACTGGTTATGTCGTATATTTTTGAATGATCTAACATACATTATGATTGCATTTGCCTCGCTAACATAATTTGAGTTTCAATTCTCATTTACAGCATGTCTAATATCATAAAATTAAAGCAATATTGTAATTTTGtgattttcattaatttatcATAAAAGGGCGTGGAGGATAATTTTGATTCTTTTGTATAAGTTTGCACTTAAGCTTCGTGGTAATGAAGATTGTACACAGTCCCAAATTAATAGATATTGAGGGAAACTCAGTTGCCTAGGTCATGTTAACCTATCTACGGTTATGTAACTATTCTTAGATAATATCTAATTTCATAAACTATATTGTCCTGATTAAAACAGAtgttataataaatttatgattCAAAAAGAAACCTAGGATAAAAGAAGTAAACTAATGTTATGGATATTAGGGCTAACCAAACAACAAACAATAATACATGAGTCCCATCAGTTAGCTAAGTTTGTAATCTTTCAAGATAGATTAATCAAAAATCTGAAAGTTGAACTAGTTTTCATAATTAATGCTATAATTAGGTCCAATTGTTTgttgattttttataaaaaaataaaaataaaaaggcctTGTTTCACTCCAGCTAGTGCCTTGAGCCACCTAGGACCTTTCATCTTTGTTACACAGTTTTCACATTGTACAAATAATCACGTTAAAATTTTCTTTGGCTAAGTTACTTTTGGacatttagggtgcgtttggtttgccccattttcattttcattttctgaaaaacgcgcgtttttcgtttttcagaaaatgacttttccgcgtttttcgttttcttagaaaacgctctctcattttcttaaaaatgaatgtggaaaacgcaaaccaaacgcgttttccattttctcagaaaatgaaaacagaaaacaacgcggaaaacacaaaccaaacacccccttaatttTTTGCAACATTAGTCAAGTCTAACTGATTCCTAACCGAAGGAGCAGTCCAATGGATAATTATGCTGTTGATATATTGGCATTATGGAACTTGTGAACAATACCAGTGCTATGCTAAGAAACCAAATTACTAAATGTGGAAGAATAAAAGATTTTCTAGCTGTAATAATATCTCATGATTGTTTGACTTCCAAAGAGAAGAAAGCTGGCTTGCAAGCTAATTTCTTTTATATTTAAGCACAACTATTTACACTGagatttcttttgtgtgtttgcAGCTTTAATATTTTGCCTGCCCTTTTACTAACTCGATCATAGAAGGATGGCTATTTTGCTATTTAGTTGTCAACATTGTTGTCCATTGGTTCTCAAATTATGACACTATTTTTATTTCTGTAATGTTGTCATTCATGTTCTGCTTTTTGGTTTACCAGTTATAGTTAGTAATATTTGGCGTAACCCTTAAACAAATCTTCTTTCATAGATAGGCATGAACTTACGTTGGGGAACACCTTTCTCCTTGGGAAAGGATCAGCTCCAACAGGGGAGGTCCAACCACAGGTTCTAAATGAATGCTTTTTCTTATAGGCTCTGATATCAGTATTTTTCTACTTTAGTTGAATgctcttgtttctttttctttcataaaTTCATTTGGTAATTATTTAAGTTCTCACTTATATTCATGCATTAATGTCTTGAACTATTGTCATAGAATAATAATCTAACCTGCTATAATTCCAGATGACCAATTGGACAGAACAGGGTTACAAAGAATTTAGATAGTGTAATACAACATTAATTCACAAAGCAATCAAATACGATGATACAACATTTAAAAATTAGGTCAAGTCTTCGACAACCTTGGACTATCTTCA includes these proteins:
- the LOC122050545 gene encoding uncharacterized protein LOC122050545, which gives rise to MDHRNDGVMLEVLREQKSKGQKEDRAFSAEAYRKVVEEINDKFSLNINKTKVMNRLKTLKEQMVLAKEIEFKSGIGWNDSSKTFEAPLEVWKSLIKVNSKYKNIKGKSLHHLEILRERYEKDVATGAQAESAKEKVQRWEREEAHISIDEIDEMQANNQVYLDNFSTFDFESMPSTPGSQFGTSNPFVPNASVAKGKKRKAPMTNEYSSQLNEVSSAMKDIAQAILNTNTQVWKPAEIYEAVAKLGLEVDKLFEAIELLNEHPNLIGVFLVSQKSYACNS